gccaattatctttcatgcctcttatcaaaaccccaaaaataactcaaccaataacaaaacacttcattacaattcctagggagaacgacccgaggtttgaatacttcggtttataaatttaggggtttgttttagtgacaaacaactttttgtatgaaaggattattgcttggtttagaaactatactttacaacgagattttatttgagaaattctaaaccgtcaaaaaaaTCCGTTCATCATTGATCTAATTACTTTATCTGTTATCTTTATTTGTGTATTCCTTGTATTGTTTGTATGTGTTTGAACAATTGAGAGACCCCTTATGCTGGAAATGGTGATGCTGAGGGATGTTCCTGATGTGATGATTGGAGGTTTGTGGAAAATCAAGTTTTGATATTGTTTTGGACCAAAGGCCGAGTTTTGATATGTTTTAGGCCGGAGGCGGAGTTTTGATATGTTTTGGGCCGAAGGtcgagattttattattttgggcCGGAGGCAGTAACTGGTTGGGTTGGAGCCCGTGATTTGGTAAGTTAGTAAAGATTAATACGTGCTTTAACTTGTGGTGGTTTATATTTTGATTGTTTTTGTTTAGGCCAGAAGCCGTGATTGGTTAGGTGATGGGCCGGAGACCGAAAGTGAATTATGTTTAAGGTAGGAAAAAGTATGGAAGATCAAACTAGCttagtatagacttaatgaaatTATGTTTGGAACAAGTTGGCCATTCATACAAgtaacctttaaaattttataaaggaAGCATGAATTTGGGTTCTGAGTAAGTAACTgttggtttttgaaaaagattcataagacaaACGATAATCACTGCATTtgaaatctatttttttatttatacgtATCCTCTTATGACATTTCttaaaccctctactgagaacctgcgaagatgatgttctcacccctacAGACTTCTGTTATCAGGAAGCGGATGAGGAAGCTTACAACGTGATTTCTGTATTTTATGGTTGTATTATCATAGAAGTCTTTTTCCTTACCTTATTATTgagatttatatttttgtaaagagggataggagttgtgATTCTTGTGAGATAACtttgtatacatatatattctTGTATAATTATTCGGATTGTGTATGTAAtagtattataataatttgtatatatgtatgcgAGAAAAAGGAAACGTATTTCCGGTTTTTCAAAGGAAACAGTAATACAATTTCAAGTTaaaggctcctattttaatattatatatgtatggaAGTCGTCATAATATCCGCTCTATTAGAGTAGCGCAACCAGAAGCGTGATCTTCTGATAGTAAGGATAATACAAACCTGAAACATAATAAACAAcataaacacatctaaaattaaataaacaatataaACACATTCAAATTACGATAACATTACAAATTCCAAATCAAATAGATGAatgcaaaaaacaaaaaaaaatatcatcacaaacacattaaaaaaaagaaaacaaaaaaccaTAGACATACTAACAAATTTCATTAACCAAAAGTTATTTGTGAGCTGGTTGACCCTTTTGTTAGCCCTTGTTAATGAGTTTAACGTGTATAAgtaattaagaacaaaaatagTAAGATTATATCCTCTctacaaaaaaagaaagaagcctGTATATCATAATCGTGGAAGATAAGGTTGAGCGTGGCACGGAGCAGGAGTGCATCACAGAAGAAGCGACAACGATGAGGAGCGTGGTGACAAAGATGAGACTCACAGTGGAATTTTAGGATTGGTTTGTGTTTTGAgattttagggatttttttttttttgaatgtgTTAATgtttaagaatttaaaatagatttgaatatttaaaattgaatttttggattttgatttgatttaaactgttctttaaatttatattttaaataaaaaaataataaatctagatgtgttttaattttttttaattaatagaataaaaGACTGactaaaagaataattaaaagatagctAGTTGaattgatatttattttacttacaTTTTCATTTCATCCAACAATCACtataaaccaataaaaaaatacttaacttTGCATTCAACTTCCAATTcattttatttcctttgccaGACATAGCGTAAAGACGTGGATGGGAAATTTCACCAACATAAAAATCCTGTATTCCGACCCTATGTAATGCTAATATTATATATCTTGCATTCTACAAATCGAATGCagagaaagagaaataataTATGCATTTTGTGTCTTGGCAGCTTAGAGCATGCAAGTGCTAAAACGAATATGTATCCAAAGAAAACTAGGAATTCATTAAAAGAAGGACAACAGAGTTACTTTCGCCTTTTTGTTTCGCCATAAAGGAAGGGAAAAAAAGCTAAAGCCAGAAACAACCCGGAAGAGACAGCTTAACTTGAGTCTTAGATGGTTGAGCATAGTCTGAGGTTATAACCTGAAATACCAAAGTACAATATTCAGAATTTAGATAACGGAGTAACAGTAGAAGACATAAGTTTCTTCCTCACGTGAATAATTGGGGCCGGTTACGTGAGAGCTGAGGCCGCTTTATTGGAGAAAGTATCAAGTTCCTCAGATTCATTGAAGGGTTGCTTGTGCCACCAGCTCCAAAAACTGGGTGAGCACCAACCTTTCTGTTCCCTGCATTCCCTGGACTGACTGCTTGTTTAGCCGGTGAGCCAATAGAGATATCAAAGCGGCCACCAGAGTTATTGCTATTCTGTCTTGCAGGCCACACATCCTCTTTTGGCCCTGGAGTGTCAGGAGTGAATACCAGCAGACCTGTGACAATTAAGTTACCTACTTTTGGAAATATATAAGTTGGAAAGCAGGCCATATAGTTCATTATTTAAGcatttttcctttcttcaattgaAAAGGTTACTTAGAAACTAGAATGCAAAGGGTTACCTTTTCTGCCAGTTTGTCTCTCATCCATAATGTTAGGTGGATTAGAGAACAAATCATTATCATTTCTGTTATAATAGTTGCTTGCAGGCTGTATGGCAGACCGCTTCACTGACTCAAACTCACTCCTTAGTTGGTCATACATTTCATCTAATTTTCTCTTCTGCCTGAAATTGCAATACAGCTAAAAGGCATTAACACCGATATATGATTTGCATAAGTTTCAAAAGAGATCAGCATTGACCTGGATTTTTCAGCAAATTTTTCCTGGAGTTCTTGATTGTCCTTGGTTAAGACCTCGATTTCCTGCTGCATCATCTGGCATCTCTTGGTCATTTTTTGGTAAGCCGTATGAACCTGCTCTAATTTTTCTGTAAACTTCTCTTGCATCATTTCACATTTCTGCCGGCATTGAGCAACAATCCGGTTCATCTTAAATTGCATCTCCAGTTCTTTTTGGCCAATGTAGAACATCACACTTCTGTATGCACTCTTCATCACTAAATATGCTCAGGGAAAACACATGGTCCAATATACCCTCTTAATTTCTAGAATTGCAGAACATAACACTTCATTCTCTTGAGTCAAACCGTCAGATTATATATAAAAGGTTAGTAACATATGAAACCAATTTCATTTTATCTTATTGTACAGTTCTAGTGAACTGGATCAGATAGGAAAATAGAGAAAGTAGAGAAAAGAGTAAACAAATGGCATGTAATTATCATAGCGGTGACCTCTGAACCAGAGGATGATGAAACTGGCATTCTAAGGTACTCCAGAGACCACATTCTCTACTTATTGTCATTTATCTCATCTATGTTCCTTTCTCTCTCCCTAACCTCTTTTATGTAGCTAACCAACGCCTAAATGACACCTAAGTGACTCTTCTCTGTTCACATTCCTTTTATTTGAAGAATTATCCCCTGTAATCCTCCTTCCTTTCCCATATTGAGCGACTTTATTATAAGCTTGCAATCAATACTCCCCAAAACTTTCACCATTTCCTCTTCGTGAAACATGGGAACTCCCCTGATTAGCACTGTGTGTAGCTCCCAAGATTTCCCACCTTCCCCTCTAGTATTTCACCTAAGATCTGCTTAACAACTCCAAAAGCTAATGCCGTAGTTCTCAATATGCTGTCATTACTATTGGTAAAGGTTGAGCTCCTCATTTCATTTGTTGACTATAGTCTTGACCCTCCAAAGCTGGAACTTTAGATACAACCAATCCCCAAAGTGCTAGATTCTTTCCAACTTTTCTAATCTGTTTGCACCTTCATTCTTGGCTATGCAGTAGACATATTCTGTTCAATTCAGCCAAATTTGTATCCCTATGAAGTTCACAAAAGATGGCCTTAATGCCTCAATGAACAGAAATGGAGGTTGCTAAAATCCCACATCTGGAAAACCCACAAGGTGATCGTCCACTTTGCAAATCATGTCCTTCGTCTCCTTTGTCTCTGGACTCAGCTTTTTCACCCttctccattttcattttccttACCTAGTTGGACTCAACCACTTCTTGTGTTCTCTTTAATGCTTTGGATTATCGACAATTCTATCCACTTCAAAAGCAACCTCCCCAAAATTGATCACATCTTCCCTATTATTCATTGTCTTCATCCCTCCCTCCGCCTGATTTtcagaagaaataaaaattcaaaaggcaAACCTCTCGTAGACCTTCTCTGGGGGACCACCTTCTCCAACTCCAATTTGAAAAATAACCTATCACCTTTGGCCTTTTCACCATCTCTTTTGCACTAGCTTTCCAGACAGCAGACAGTGTGAGGACCTTCCTTGACTACAAAGTTGcaagaatatgaaataaaaagCTTGCATGCTATCACTATCGGAGTACTACCAATGGGGTATCAATTGATAAAGTGTTATACAGAcaataaatagaagaaacaagGTCTAAGAACTTAGAACAGCTTATTCTCTCTCAAGCCCATTTCCAAGTATTTTCTTAATCCTCACACCTTACCTACAGATTGCTCAACACTGAGATTCTCCTAGGATCATGGGATCTTCTATCTCACACTTGCCATATCAACAATTAAGTTATGCACCTTAGGACCCCACTTCATTGTCTCCACTTGTCTCAATAAGTCCCTTGCAAATATAAATCACCTTTAGTGTCCAACAGATACTCTAAGTGGGTTAAAGTGTTTGATCTACCCATCACTAGTTGTAGTTCAAGGCTCTTGCCTCCAAAAATAGCTATAGTTTTGTCATTCTTTCTCATATAcctctctatcaaacttgtccTATTTCCTTCTTACCAACATATTAGTTTCTATCACTCTCCTCCAATATTAACCTTTCACGCATCTCCCATTACTTTCTTGTCTAGCACATCCCCCATCATTCGAGAGATCTCTTTGTTGTGAGGATTGTCATGCTATAGAGAGATCAAACAGCACCAATTTCCCTTCCTATAATACAATTCTTCCTCCTTACTCCTTAGTCCCAATATCTTCCTAACTTTCATGTGTTTCTTCCTCTAACAGCATGAGCTGCGTGACCTTGAATTGGTTAACATGTTTGGGAGTGAATTTCTCATCACATCTTAAATATAGCTGCTTCATCCTCCCTCTACATTCTGACTCCATTAGTTTCATGAAACTTGTTCCACACTTCTACACGTTATCACAGGGAAACTCCTTATGGCTTATGTCTAATCTTGTGTTCACTATATTGACACTGCTCCCTTCCCAAACCCAACCAATTACTCTAATCTCTATTGCATCTGGAACTTGGTAAATCTCCTGTAACTAACAGTTCCTGCAGTTCCTCTAATACTCGTCGATCAATTATGTTATTATAACCTATAACCTTTCTTACTGTTGCATTGTAGACTCTCTTTATGATGGACCTCTATCAGGTACCCTCTAAAAAATGGGCATAAAGGATACATATCTGTGGAGATATTCCAGCCATGGCCATCTACAACAGAAAATATCACAATGAGTGGCAGGAAAgctatataaatttaaaaaataaaataaaataaaagataaaaataatctcTGCTGCATGTAGTTACATTATAGTGAGAAGTATTCTTACATTTATCCATTCGTCGTTGGGATTGATATCTACAGGCTTCATGAGGCTGACAAGAGGAGAGAAATATGAAATTtccaacaaaattttaattttcataaacGTGCAGCACAAATATGGATGCTAAAGTTGTGAAAATATTAGTGCAACCAATGacaaattttatttgtatagCATTCAGTGGATTCAAAACTGACAATATATAATAAAGAATCACGATAGAACCACAACAATACATGAGAACAAATCCTTAATTTGAAAAACCATTGGGTCAGGTGAATAACAACATTGTTTGTGTTTATTTAATAATCAGCAGATCAAAACCATACCTCTTTGAAAGTACTTGATCACAGATTGGGCATGCTCCATCGTTACTCAATATCTTATTGGCATCATCCGTACCTTTGTACTATGTTAAGGTAATATATCCACCAATCAGTTcaataacagaaaagaaaatccAACCTCATTTGCCATGAACAATATTTCTTAGATTAACCAATAAAACAAACGAGAAACACAAAAGTCTATTTCTTGCGGATACACAACAGATGACCACATGTAGTGGAAACCGCTCGTCCTTCTACTTCTCGCCAGCATGCATTGCATCTCATTTCAGCTTTCAAATACAGGCTTCACATGTCTAATGGCAAATACACCTACAACACAAATACATCAGGATTCTTTGTGAATTAGGCTATGGGTTTACTCAACTTAAGGTAAAAGATCTAAACTTAAGTGGCTAGCAAAAtcaacctaaaataaataaaataatgataatgatatcAAAGCATCAGCCCAAATACTAAACATGTGGATTTTGAGTGTTCGGTGTCAAAGACACAGTTTGGTTACTGTCTATGTAAAATGCACTACAGGCCAACAAGACTCCAAGACAACCTGAAGTAGTACTAGTGACAAGAAACATCTGAATGAATTTCCCACAAAGACAATGATGTATTTGCAAATTAAATCCGAAATGAGTAAATAAAAAGAGGGGGAAAAAATTCAGAACTCTATCTCATGCTTATGAAAACATAAGTTCAAACACAGGACTGTGATAGCCTATGAAGCACAAaattgcataaacatatttggGCACTTATCAGACAAGTTACTCACACAGGCTTTCACTTCCTCAGTGAAATAATGTGCGAATTTCAACGTCACTAAACTAGACAGCTATAAAGTGCTGCCTTTTCATCAGCATCTGTAACTCCCAACAGAATTT
The genomic region above belongs to Arachis duranensis cultivar V14167 chromosome 3, aradu.V14167.gnm2.J7QH, whole genome shotgun sequence and contains:
- the LOC107478506 gene encoding E3 ubiquitin-protein ligase CCNB1IP1 homolog isoform X4, with translation MRCNACWREVEGRAVSTTCGHLLCTDDANKILSNDGACPICDQVLSKSLMKPVDINPNDEWINMAMAGISPQILMKSAYRSVMFYIGQKELEMQFKMNRIVAQCRQKCEMMQEKFTEKLEQVHTAYQKMTKRCQMMQQEIEVLTKDNQELQEKFAEKSRQKRKLDEMYDQLRSEFESVKRSAIQPASNYYNRNDNDLFSNPPNIMDERQTGRKGPKEDVWPARQNSNNSGGRFDISIGSPAKQAVSPGNAGNRKVGAHPVFGAGGTSNPSMNLRNLILSPIKRPQLSRNRPQLFT
- the LOC107478506 gene encoding E3 ubiquitin-protein ligase CCNB1IP1 homolog isoform X3, which produces MRCNACWREVEGRAVSTTCGHLLCTDDANKILSNDGACPICDQVLSKSLMKPVDINPNDEWINMAMAGISPQILMKSAYRSVMFYIGQKELEMQFKMNRIVAQCRQKCEMMQEKFTEKLEQVHTAYQKMTKRCQMMQQEIEVLTKDNQELQEKFAEKSRQKRKLDEMYDQLRSEFESVKRSAIQPASNYYNRNDNDLFSNPPNIMDERQTGRKGPKEDVWPARQNSNNSGGRFDISIGSPAKQAVSPGNAGNRKVGAHPVFGAGGTSNPSMNLRNLILSPIKRPQLSRNRPQLFTL
- the LOC107478506 gene encoding E3 ubiquitin-protein ligase CCNB1IP1 homolog isoform X1 gives rise to the protein MRCNACWREVEGRAVSTTCGHLLCTDDANKILSNDGACPICDQVLSKSLMKPVDINPNDEWINMAMAGISPQILMKSAYRSVMFYIGQKELEMQFKMNRIVAQCRQKCEMMQEKFTEKLEQVHTAYQKMTKRCQMMQQEIEVLTKDNQELQEKFAEKSRQKRKLDEMYDQLRSEFESVKRSAIQPASNYYNRNDNDLFSNPPNIMDERQTGRKGLLVFTPDTPGPKEDVWPARQNSNNSGGRFDISIGSPAKQAVSPGNAGNRKVGAHPVFGAGGTSNPSMNLRNLILSPIKRPQLSRNRPQLFTL
- the LOC107478506 gene encoding E3 ubiquitin-protein ligase CCNB1IP1 homolog isoform X2, whose protein sequence is MRCNACWREVEGRAVSTTCGHLLCTDDANKILSNDGACPICDQVLSKSLMKPVDINPNDEWINMAMAGISPQILMKSAYRSVMFYIGQKELEMQFKMNRIVAQCRQKCEMMQEKFTEKLEQVHTAYQKMTKRCQMMQQEIEVLTKDNQELQEKFAEKSRQKRKLDEMYDQLRSEFESVKRSAIQPASNYYNRNDNDLFSNPPNIMDERQTGRKGLLVFTPDTPGPKEDVWPARQNSNNSGGRFDISIGSPAKQAVSPGNAGNRKVGAHPVFGAGGTSNPSMNLRNLILSPIKRPQLSRNRPQLFT